The nucleotide window AATCACCCATTAATCCAATAAATTTACATATTCGTAGATTTTCGAGCTCCAAACTTACGTATTAAACGACGTACTATCAATTTCTACAAGACTAAGGGGGCAACTTGGGTTGTTTATTAACTCTAAATAGCCCCATATATGTTGTTCAACttcattcaatttatatatatctAGTTTAAGTTCTGATAACTTGCTCCAAAAACTGGGATTTACTGAAGATGATAATGGTACGTAAGAAAGTTTGGACGACATATTTTTCGCTCATTCACAACAAGAGAAACttagttttaaaaatcaaaaattgaggttataacaactaaattttctcattttaataGTACTCATAGAATATCAAGTCCGTGATTCCAGtcaaatataaagataaatagaatagcaatttttattgtttcataaaaaaaattaacaaacttaAATCTCAATGATGTCAGGTGGAAGATAATTTAAATGACTTTAGATCCCATATTATCCAGTTAACAATAAGTGCGTTCTATGGAGCAGAATTTAAAAGAGATCGTATTTCgaaattcattcaataaattttaatgattatcAGCTTTAATTATAAATTGGGAAAGTAGGAAATTTCCTATTTTGGTTCCATTTAAGTAGAGTGTTTGATGATTTAaggttaataataataatttcatggAACGTACCAAAGAGCACGTGGATACAAAAAACCGTTTCACAGCATGTCACTTAGGTGACAGGTGCAAATGTTCAAAAGTATATACTGGTTTGTTGTCGTTTACAGAGATCATATACTGTTAATAAACTTCTTAAATATGATTGAATATGAATACGAATGGTCAGAGGTCATGTCGATTAGTGAAATTGGTTCTTTTGGGTGTGATAAGAAGACTTGGCTGGAATATTCTAGTCAtatggaatcaatttttttaaagtataaGGTTAGGAAAGGtctgaaaaaacttatttgtatAGAGGCAATGGGCGCCAAAATCTTTGATCTTTTAACAATTCTCGTTAGACCAAAACATGTCGCTAACGAAGGTGTTACCTacgattttataataaataaactagaAAGATACTTTCACCCAAATCAGGACGTGCATTTTTATGTTACTAAATTTCAATTGAGAAAACAGAGGTatacagaaacattttttgagtATGTAACTGCTTTGCGTAAGATTATGGtgaattgtaatttttcaagaaaaaatcaacCTCGTAAATTACGAAACCAACTTATTTCGGGATGTGACGAGGAtctgaaatcaaaatttaatccACATTCCATATCGTTGTCGCAATTATTCGAAGTAAGTCTATTTTTCACGACTTTTTCTAGTTTTAACATATTCGAATTTATATTTAACAGGTAGGTCTTCTCTGGGATGATTCAAATATAATCAAACCACCTCCACATCCAAGAAACCACAAAgcaagaaaaaatagaattgcaAAATGTTTCAGATGTGCTCAAGCTAAAACACTGCATAATAATGAACCTTGTGTTTTTGATTGGGCGAACTGTTCTCATTGCAATGTTAATGGACATGTTTCTATAGCTTGTAAATATAAAGATACTATTTGCAATAATTGCAGTGAAAAAGGACATGTTCATAAACTTTGCAAAAAGCCTGCTGTTGTCTCTTTAACATCTTCATTATGTGAATTGACTATAGCTAATGCCAACTGAACTCAAAGATTTCAAATGATTGACTTCATTTTCTCTATTTTGGATTCTAATATtctttatattgatataattgattttcatttaattaaataattaattaaattttaattttttttttgaaaagttgtgaaattattttttcctttcctaCTCAAGCCTAACACGTTAAGTATGAGAATAATagaatatatacagggtgcAGTAGTCAATCctgcatttttaaaaattttattgtgtatTAATGTAAGCCATATTGAATGTCTTGGGtttgaaattgtcaaaaattaaaagtatatctttaagttaaaatattattacaattcataAAACTCATtcagtgaaatatattttcaacttccatttactttttattgagGTTTTACATATCATTctcttcaaaattaaattttctgtaagttttatttgaaagtttagtGCATTTATTAGGTATGAACGAAGTTATTTCACTCTAAAtgtaaaaaagtgtattttggagttcagttttttgtattttacgtcAGTTAATGTAAAAACTATCACAGTTACAGATCTTGAGacctattttattaaatttttcatgtcaATATTCAGGCAAAATCTATCGCTCACAAAGcgtttttggaagttttgttataccaatttttttccttatatttaccTGTATAATCATTTCCTGAAAGATTGGAGTGCTATTCcgaaaccctgtatatttcattttggtTACAAGTACTATATCATCAGCGTGAGTCCACCACATAACCTTTAATTTCCTTTATGAATTTTCCTCATTAGGTTTGTATTCTCATCTTAAGCTAAATAGTATGGCCAATGGAGAGTCGCTTTATTTTACTCCTTTGTTAATCACAAACTCATCAGATTCTCCTCAAGGTAATAGTATTCTGACCTTGTTTCGCTCATATCATCTTGATTAATTTTCGTAGTTTTGTCTTTATACCTTGTTCTTTTAGTAATGTCaataaattgtttctttttactTAGTCGAAAGCCTATTGGAAATTGATGAAGAGCATCTCATCGTCAGGTAAGGGAATAAGATGGATGgtttattaaattaaacaaCTTAATATTTCagaactatatttttattttataagtatatGTAAATGTTAAAACATAATATATGTAATTAGATAATACCAAAactcgtttaaaaaaaattacggtTTTGAGAATTTTGGATCTTTTGTCGcaatataaaacattaatttacattaaatttttagacgacgccatatGAAAGTTGTTCGatctgtatttatttacataacgAAAGGtacgttttgagtgttccatgtactgaaagtgacagttccgtactacaaaacactttcgggacgctctggagtagacaaatttaacttccttaaatgtgattCTAGctacttcaatgttgacagtttcgtttcacttcgatgattttgcataatcttgaatttttaattttccgaaattccatcaacatctagtagaCATATACATATTCTATCTGCATCCgatccaataaatattcaaataagctacaatcaacattattttttgcaaataattaataaattaatattgatattgcaaatattattaagtacattatactgttcaataaataaaatttgataattctctattatttattttctttcctcagtgtaattgaaaaagttttggacatatgcgtcgtctaaaaaatgttgtgtacgccgcggatgaaatactactttgttagcattttcagtccttggcatacaaataactatttcaactttattaatttctcattttcattaatgtcagttgataaattaaaatttcagtaatgaaaacaACCTAACGAGtgtttaattaatgaaaaactttcccatttatatatatgtattttttgttactgCGCGTcctatttgatttgtttatatgtttggttttatagttatttacgttataagtccGGCAAGTACCGTAATAATAATTACACCACCTTATAAcgtcaataacaattttttcatactgtactgtaaaataattttcgatacataaatatgattatattttttgcgATAAATTAGGTTTGTAAAATATGAGGGTAATAAgatttagaattattataatcaaattaaatagtttttttgtatttaaaataaccaTTACTAATTTCTTTCACGTGTTTATTTCGTTCATTTAGCATAAGTAAgttaaatattgtatataaattgtaccaagcagaactttttatattattaaatgaagatacagataatattttaacataGAACGACATCCTAACCTAAtttttttgagcgttcaaagtAAGATTCATATTAGTtgcatttcaatttattaagcATTTTGTGTACGAAACCCATAGGCTTGACGCCCATGAGCTTAGGCTATGGGCTCCTATAATGTTTACTGTTCTGTTGTGTTTCACACACTGACGTTGGATTGTGGAAACCGTAGTCGCCATTCAAACGCTCTGCGACGCGTCTCTAGTTATTTCGAACCATTGGGTGCCTCCTCTTCAATTAAGCGCCGCCAAAAATGTCGCATTTATATCCATTTTATATCACAAGATGCTAGCACTGTTGTGAACGAGACGTCGACGTTCGCGTATGAGAAATGCTGACGCGCTGTGTCTGGCGTTCAGACGTCGATCAGAACGTTTACGCTCTAGTCGATTATAGAAATTTATGGAACACCAAGGCCTTAGCACACAAGAAACAATTGGAGCAAACTTCGGGGAGTTTTGAGTTTGTTTATTTGTTGCCGGGTCCGAATTAGAACATACTCGATAAATTATGAATACACTGGAAccatttctttgtattttttactCACTTTATTGGTcctttttatagttttcttcaTTAAGTAATAATGCAAATGTAAATTGAAATAGATGTCTATATAATCACTGTCTTTGAAGCCTAATTTTGAAGCTTTTGAAGCTCAAACATTTATGCTTGGCGGACAAGAGGAGAACGTACAAAtctcaaaaatacaatttgGAAAATGTATTTAAAGTATTGCGCAGGCATCTACGTGATTGAGTATTCACATTTTGTGATTGGAAAGCAACAAATACCATATACGAGTACAGATCGTGCAAATATAGGTAGCCATTCATGTTACTGGATCCAGCGTGAATCGTGTCGCTTCTAAAACTACTAAACCGACTATTATTTTGTGAATCAGATACTTGAATCTAATACGTTGTATGATAACATATTATACCATACAGGAGCTTCCATAAcctttgtcaaaaatagaaatattgcgCTTTAGACAGGGTACATTTTACGTAAGGCACACAGCGGTAGTAAGACCCTTTGCATCCACTACACAACTCGAAAATTTGATGGACCCAATAAGATAGTGTAGAGATATACTTCGCTTCGTGCTACCTTGCCTCGCTTCTCTCTACCTTGCCTCGCTTCTCTCAACTTACGATCATTATCGATTTTTTGCCCGAGTCAAATGTTTCGAAGTGAGTTGAAGTAACCTCCTCGCGAAGTTAGATGCGTGTGTAGACATTTACCTCAAAAATCAGTTAACTTTATCGAGGTCTTGATCGAAACAGGAACAAATAGTCTAGTGGATCTAGAAGAGCTGGTCAATCCACCTTATATTGACATAAATATGTGGTGGTAATTGAATGGAAAGGATTTTCAATGCTCGTTCTGAAAATCCAAACCTCGAATTTTCGCATTGATTcgataaaaagatattaattaaaacCGTGGTTGCAAATTCAGATTTTTATTTCCGACCCAAAGTGTCCtctgaaaaaactaaaaatatctatcaaatGCTCCTAGTTCTctcgtttcaaaaatattttccttttgtcCAAAGTCCTAGggaaatctaaaaaaaaattaactaatttttccGGATTATTCATTGCACACAGGCCTGTAAATTGGCTGTGCACGTGCTCAGAACTTGATGATGTTTGAATCAATTTAAAGTGATTGAAATAATGTAGACCAGGGATGGGGAGACTTTTTTCTTCGCGTGCCAATTTTTGCTAACGAAATATATGGTGGGCCAAGTTGAGgcattacattatttactaaaataaaaatattgccataatttttctgaaatactaATTGTGGGTCTGGTCTTTGTGGGAACATGTGACAtgtggaactgtttttgtttctgcatgATTTCATCATAAGCCTATTACGAAGACAATgatttcattattgaaaacgtttgttcTCACAAACAGCTTGTACCAAACATAGCCATTATTTTCTGGGCGTGGGAAACTATATTTGGGTATTGTGtccgaaattataaaattccaatttgctgGTGTTCAAAAATAGTTGCCTCAAATGGGTAGTGCGTTCGACGACAGTCGAACTTTCGGGTTTTATGCCCAACGTGTACTGCCTTTACTGCCAATTCATGcgaatgtaatttctgataaaaagaaaattgtgcttaacttttgtttgttttcgcGGGCCGGATTTCAACGCTTTGCGGGCCGGAGATGGCCCGCGAGCCgtagtttccccatccctggTGTAGACGATAGGAGATCATTCTATTTACTAATTAGGTAACGTAATTATTAACGTTATTAATgtttaattaactttttattacACAAACTACCAGTTCctttttttacttcaaataaCGCCGATGACTTTTGAGAGATCCATTTATTACTGTAATTACGTTACCTAATCGTCTACGCTATTTCAATTACCTTATTCAAACTGATGAATGATCCggaaaatttagttattttttttttggtttccttTTTCCCTAAGACTTTGGACAAaaaggaatatattttttaaaggaGAGAATTAGGAGCATTTGATaggtatttttagtttttccagAGAACACTTTGGgccggaaataaaaaatattttctaatctgaATTTGCAACCAAGgttttaattaatatctttttatcgAATCAACAAGAAAATTCGTGATTTGAATATTCAGAACGAGCATTGAAAATCCTTtcgtttcatatattttttaaaatttttccgaATATTTGGCTGCTAGCTTGATGGAGCTGGGTTATGTCACggtttatatatcaaacattatctgaaatttgtacatatttcacaaaaattttatatataatcattGTAGgactgaaatataaatttttaattgtacttCATGAATTTATTGAGGTTATTCCAGCTGCAGGAGTAGTCGATTTTGAGATGGCCGTATTTACTGAAACCGAAATGcggtttaatttttttctgtttttctacATCATCGTAAATTGGATACATAGTATCTCTTCGATCACTAGGAAATTCTTCAGTTGAAGTTTGTGATTGTATCCTAGAATtgtatctgaaaaaaaaattaaacagaaaataaatatttaatatatgtaaaattataaattgtatttagtaTGTCCGTTTAATGCactacgaaaaaataaaaataaggaacCCAagtataaataactaaattcaGAGATAAGACGGAAAATAAGATAAGCTAAATCTGAATGGTTTTCAAGAGAGTGTACAGAGATTGAGGATGGAAGGCACGAAATATTTCATCTTCATaagaaaatcaaagaaaccaCGGATGTGTAGTAGGTATAGCAATCTTGAAGATAAAAATGGACAAATCATCTTAGATATAGATTGAAAGCTAGCTATGTGGAAAGAATATATAGATGATTTATTTGACGATGATAGAGAAGAGATCCAAAGAATGAAAGAACCACTGGTTGGCCCAGATATAAAAATAGATGTAGTCTGAAAAGCCAttgcaaatacaaaaaatggaaGCAGTCCTGACGGAATTTCTACAGTATTGTTTAAAAATCTTGAAACCAATTACCGTAGATTACTAACTAAACTGTTTAACGCTATCTATCACAAGGATGTAATTCCAACGGATTGGTtgatatcttcttcttctacttcttggagatctgtcgatctgttaattctgaagctgcctctgcatcttttcctgaAAGGTGGATTGCCAACTATCTTTCCACCTTTTAGGTGGTTTCCCGGGAGACTTTGAGCCGGGCGggttgttttctaggactattctcGGAAGTCTGTATTCGTCCATCCGTCTTACCTGGTTGTACCACTGCCTCTTACGTTGTCTTCCCCATCTCACAATGCCTAGTATCCTGCATTGCTCTTTGACATCTGTATTTCTTAACTGTCTCTTCTTGTTTTCCCCACTATTGTTCTCAGTGTTTTCCTCTCGCCCACCCTCAGCATTTGTTTCGTCTTGTTGGTGTCCTCGCGGACTTCCGTTCAGTACGTCAGACAGGACTGTATACTGTCACCTAGtacttttcaatttatactCGGAACATATATTCCGAGAGGCCTTTGGTGAAGATGTTAAGAAGGTATAACAATAAATGGGGTGACCATAAATAACTTCCTATACGCCAATGAAACTGTCCTCGTAGCTGATTCAATCGAAGGTTTACAAACGTTATTAGATCAAATGGTTGAGAAATGTAAGGAGTATGAAATAAATCTTAATACCAAAAAGACTAAGTACATGATCATCAGCAAAAATCCAGTAATCGATGGTGACCATATTGTGGACAATGAACCATTGAAACGAACGGAAAAGATTAACTATTTGAGAATTAAGAAAGTTAGAGCAGCATTCATTAGACTAAAAAAACATCTTGTGTAGTCACGATCTAAGTTAACAATTTTCGCGTCAGGGTATTAAGATGTTACGTGTTTTCTATTCTTTTGTATGGTATGGAAGCATGGACACTGACTCTTAAAAAGCAacaggtcgattgtcactttatgtttattgaaaatttctgattaCTATTGacgccaattgaagtcgaatcacatcaattcttatatatttggctGAATTGGcgtttacttttgtcagatatattcgatttacAGCCATTGAAGCCgtatgaggtcgattgtcaacTCTTAAAAAGCTCGAAGCTTTCGATATATGGACATATAGGCGTATGCTCCGAATCAGCTGGCAGGATAGAATACGTAATGACGACGTTATGGTGCAAATGAGAAAGGAGAGAGAGATTATAAGGTTTGTTAAGACCAGAAAATTATCTTACTTCGCACATGTTAGACGCATTAGTAACACGTATAATATATTGCATCTTATCATCTAGGTAAATATAGAGCTGCAgtgaacaaaattatcatagCCAACATCCGATAACGGATTCGGCActataagaagaagaagtgTAGTTCGTGGGTATTACTCCATACTATTTAAATAAACACATACATATATAAGATGTAGTCACTGAGACTCTTCAGTCTAAGTTGGAATTaatgtattttctaataaaaaaaataatatttgggtAGTTGTATCCACAAAGGTGATATATCTTCTTTACTTACTCAACGCATGAATCTCCATATGAGTAACTTAGACTTCTATCTCTTGTTTTATAAGAGAGTGGTAATGCAACTCGTCGAAACATCCCCTTTTCATCGTATATACCAAACACTGAATTTTCTTGCACAATTCCTTCAGCGTAGGGAGACACGTCTTCTTCTGCAATTGAAGACAACATCTTTttagtataattattttatcagtAATGTcgtttattgtaataaatattgattattgacatatgacatttatctataatgtttttattaaaattttctaataataaatcataCTTGTCACTTTTTAGACTCGAAATATTTTGCCAATTATTGGTTTTAGTGTAAATCGAcgttatttcaattttcgtaTTCGCAAAAATTAGGACCTATTTGGGCATTTAGTCATTCTAGCTTTCTCGTTTGCTacacataataaatatatggtAGTTAAGGCTTGAGGTCTTGAATTCAAGACTTTCTTATCGATTTTAATTTCTTGTTCAGTGactgaaatattgatatttattgacCTCACATGTTTTATTGTTGAGTCTTCCTAGtacattaaaaattgatatttgaatgtATTCATGATATTCTTAATATCTTCCTAAAATGTTAAGCTATAAATCAAACAGTGGAAATAACTCCTTAGTCGATTTCTCATCAATTTAGCTCTCAATTTCCACTAATTACTACAAGCACTGCGAATCCCAAAAGAAAGCTATTATATCCTTACGAAATGGCTGTACGTATCAAAATAGAAACGCAGTCCTCACTAATGTCCTCCAGAACTTGGTCAAGAAATATCGAATCACCATAACCATTTAGAACTAGATGGAGTAGGTTTCTGTTCAGAATGCAGTCGAGCGAAGACTAAAAATAAGCATCTTCTAAGTTATTATATAGCTGCTATAAAAGATCCGAATACATGGGTTTATGAAAGCACTCGTCCTGGACGCTTAACATATGGGTTTTACTCGTCTAGTGATGGTTTCGCCTGGCGTGTTCTCGTGTCGTCTGCGCTACGGTGCCTTCTCATCCATGTTTTGACAGAAGGTTCCGTTTGGCCCATGatgttttataaacataagGCGAGAACATTAGagacattttcattttcttcctCACCAAACCGTACAGCCGGCCACTGATCAGTTTCCAGGACTTTTAAGTCTGACAATAGTCTACCTTACTGGCTGAGGTAGCATCCGCTGACGCTGATGTTGATTCATGACTGGATTTGGTAGAAAACATTCTTTTATTAAGATTGTTTATTACACTGGTTATAAGTTAGCTA belongs to Diorhabda carinulata isolate Delta chromosome X, icDioCari1.1, whole genome shotgun sequence and includes:
- the LOC130901299 gene encoding uncharacterized protein LOC130901299; the protein is MFKSIYWFVVVYRDHILLINFLNMIEYEYEWSEVMSISEIGSFGCDKKTWLEYSSHMESIFLKYKVRKGLKKLICIEAMGAKIFDLLTILVRPKHVANEGVTYDFIINKLERYFHPNQDVHFYVTKFQLRKQRYTETFFEYVTALRKIMVNCNFSRKNQPRKLRNQLISGCDEDLKSKFNPHSISLSQLFEVGLLWDDSNIIKPPPHPRNHKARKNRIAKCFRCAQAKTLHNNEPCVFDWANCSHCNVNGHVSIACKYKDTICNNCSEKGHVHKLCKKPAVVSLTSSLCELTIANAN